Genomic DNA from Mycobacterium stomatepiae:
GTGGTGGTCGTCGCGACCGGCCACACCGCGCCGCTACTGCTGTCCGAGCTGCACACTGCTGCGCACTACGACCAGCACCTGACGCTGCAGGGGCTGCGGCTGGTCTTCGAGCGCAACCGTGACGCGCAGCGCGGCCGGCTTAAGACCGCGCGCTGAGCGTGGACGCCTGCGGCGGAGCCCACGCGAAGTCCTTTAAGCTGGCACGTCGTGAGTGCCCCCGATCAAGACCTTCCCGAGCAGTTCCGGATCCGCCGGGATAAGCGTGCTCGGTTGTTGGCCGAGGGGCTGGACCCCTACCCGGTGGCCATCGAACGCACCCACACGCTGGCGCAGGTCCGTGACGCCCACCCCGACCTAGCCGTCGACACCGCGACCGACGACATCGTCGGTGTGGCGGGCAGGGTCATATTCGCGCGCAATTCCGGCAAATTGTGTTTTGCGACGCTGCAAGACGGTGACGGGACCACGCTGCAGGTAATGATCAGCCTGGACAAGGTCGGCCAGCATTCGCTGGACGCGTGGAAAGCCGATGTCGACCTCGGCGACATCGTCTATGTGTATGGGAACGTGATCAGCTCACGCCGCGGCGAATTGTCCGTCCTAGCCGACTCCTGGCGCATCGCATCCAAGTCACTGCGGCCGCTGCCCGTCGCAAATAAGGACATGAGCGAAGAATCACGGGTGCGGCAGCGTTATGTCGACCTGATCGTCCGGCCCCAAGCGCGCGAGGTGGCCCGGCAGCGAATCGCCGTTGTTCGCGCCATACGCAACGCGTTGGAACGGCGTGGGTTTCTCGAAGTCGAAACGCCAATCTTGCAGACGTTGGCCGGCGGCGCGGCGGCCCGACCGTTCATCACACATTCCAATGCGCTTGACATCGATCTCTACCTGAGGATCGCACCGGAACTGTTCCTGAAGCGATGCATCGTCGGTGGATTCGACAAGGTCTTCGAGCTAAATCGAGTGTTCAGAAACGAAGGTTCTGATTCGACACATTCTCCGGAATTTTCGATGTTGGAGACCTACCAGACCTACGGAACGTATGACGATTCGGCAGTCGTCACACGAGAGCTTATTCAAGAGGTGGCCGACGAGGCGATCGGAACCAGACAACTGTCGTTGCCAGATGGCAGTGTCTACGACATAGACGGAGAATGGGCGTCTATACAAATGTATCCGTCCTTGTCCGAGGCAGTCGGTGAAGAGATCACACCGCAGACCACGGTCGATCGGCTACGCGCCATCGCCGACACCCGCGGCGTCGAGATACCCGACAACCGCGGCTATGGGCATGGCAAGCTCGTCGAGGAACTGTGGGAGCACATGGTGGGCAATTCACTG
This window encodes:
- the lysS gene encoding lysine--tRNA ligase, whose translation is MSAPDQDLPEQFRIRRDKRARLLAEGLDPYPVAIERTHTLAQVRDAHPDLAVDTATDDIVGVAGRVIFARNSGKLCFATLQDGDGTTLQVMISLDKVGQHSLDAWKADVDLGDIVYVYGNVISSRRGELSVLADSWRIASKSLRPLPVANKDMSEESRVRQRYVDLIVRPQAREVARQRIAVVRAIRNALERRGFLEVETPILQTLAGGAAARPFITHSNALDIDLYLRIAPELFLKRCIVGGFDKVFELNRVFRNEGSDSTHSPEFSMLETYQTYGTYDDSAVVTRELIQEVADEAIGTRQLSLPDGSVYDIDGEWASIQMYPSLSEAVGEEITPQTTVDRLRAIADTRGVEIPDNRGYGHGKLVEELWEHMVGNSLTAPTFVKDFPVETTPLTRQHRSIPGVTEKWDLYVRGVELATGYSELNDPVVQRERFAEQARAAAAGDDDEAMLLDEDFLAALEYGMPPTTGTGMGIDRLLMTLTGLSIRETVLFPIVRPHSS